In Papaver somniferum cultivar HN1 chromosome 1, ASM357369v1, whole genome shotgun sequence, a genomic segment contains:
- the LOC113356663 gene encoding uncharacterized protein LOC113356663: protein MGVTYFPDRYLGVKVMPGVVKYSHISNVVDKLKDQLSVYKGKMLSFQDRVVLVKTVLSSYAIHNMVVYKWPVKFVKQCERVIRNLLWSGDSNLARYFVVGYDKICSPVREGVLGLTSLSNMNKALIMNLWWSIKASTKKWARFLDSKFTCRDALADVLQRTDLDRNARVNDIIMQDQWQLEGVHMHDLVSAGVVLESLPRRHTGSDRKIWMPELKGLFSVKSARELVRTRYPVLEEANLLWKNVVHPYLAAQNWKFARGACATLDKVKSRFKIALPSRCSVCQIEEESLEHVLWSCSASKHAWQWLADIFHIIPHYNLLAANKEAKGRSRMVKDLWLVSILVLLSELWYQRNKMVYEKKKPCWTFFKKRVFNLIHEYSARMTGCMFNKVEDLEILNFFRVECRRVKMLEHVECFWQPHMQNQLLLCCDGASRGNPGVAGASVEARNSACEVVGAMCVGLGIISNYMAESYSILIGLEWAVQWGYRDVLVQTDSSSFITALEGDSIPWFARQRWRDVKGMFDSINFVHTYREANFATDKMAKTDEEDSDLDVAIMAAEFKKSKEWGTIHDGKKIKKNRASLRGNSSTNSVEGAVEDEKKKVFLTD, encoded by the exons ATGGGAGTGACTTATTTCCCGGATAGATATTTGGGGGTTAAGGTGATGCCTGGAGTGGTGAAGTATAGCCATATTAGTAACGTAGTGGATAAACTGAAGGACCAGCTTTCAGTTTACAAAGGTAAGATGCTTTCCTTTCAGGATCGTGTGGTACTTGTTAAAACTGTCCTTTCAAGTTATGCGATTCATAACATGGTTGTGTATAAATGGCCTGTTAAATTTGTTAAACAATGTGaacgtgtgattcgtaatttacTTTGGTCGGGAGATTCAAACTTGGCTAGATATTTTGTGGTTGGTTATGACAAGATCTGCAGTCCGGTGCGGGAAGGGGTTCTTGGTCTTACTAGCCTAAGCAACATGAACAAGGCACTGATTATGAATTTGTGGTGGAGTATTAAAGCTTCTACGAAGAAATGGGCTAGATTTCTGGATTCGAAATTTACTTGTAGAGATG CTTTGGCAGATGTTTTGCAGCGAACTGACCTTGACAGAAATGCAAGGGttaatgatatcattatgcaGGATCAATGGCAGCTGGAAGGAGTTCATATGCACGACCTCGTCAGTGCTGGTGTGGTTCTGGAGAGCTTGCCAAGGAGGCACACAGGCAGTGATAGGAAGATATGGATGCCGGAACTTAAAGGTTTATTCTCTGTTAAGTCTGCAAGGGAGCTGGTGAGGACAAGATATCCGGTGCTGGAGGAAGCAAATCTGTTATGGAAGAATGTTGTGCACCCTTATTTGGCAGCACAAAATTGGAAGTTTGCCAGGGGAGCTTGTGCAACTCTGGATAAAGTAAAGAGTAGGTTCAAGATAGCTCTTCCATCGAGGTGCAGTGTGtgccagattgaggaggagtctttgGAACATGTTCTTTGGAGCTGTAGTGCTTCGAAACATGCTTGGCAATGGCTGGCAGATATTTTCCATATTATTCCTCATTATAACTTGCTTGCTGCTAACAAGGAAGCGAAAGGGCGTAGTAGAATGGTTAAAGACCTGTGGTTAGTCTCAATCTTGGTGCTGCTTTCGGAGCTGTGGTACCAAAGGAATAAGATGGTTTATGAAAAGAAGAAGCCTTGCTGGACTTTCTTCAAAAAACGTGTGTTTAACCTCATTCATGAGTACTCGGCTAGAATGACAGGATGTATGTTCAACAAGGTAGAAGATCTTGAGATTCTGAATTTTTTCAGAGTTGAATGCCGTAGGGTGAAGATGTTAGAGCATGTTGAGTGTTTTTGGCAACCTCATATGCAAAATCAGCTCTTGCTGTGCTGTGACGGTGCCTCTAGAGgcaatccaggggtggcgggagctaGTGTGGAGGCGAGAAATTCGGCTTGTGAAGTGGTTGGGGCGATGTGTGTTGGTCTTGGTATTATTTCCAATTATATGGCGGAATCGTATAGCATTCTGATTGGTTTAGAATGGGCAGTTCAATGGGGATACCGTGATGTTCTAGTGCAGACTGATTCATCAAGTTTCATAACAGCTTTGGAAGGGGATtctattccttggtttgctagacaGAGATGGCGTGATGTTAAGGGAATGTTTGATTCTATAAATTTTGTGCACACGTACCGTGAAGCCAATTTCGCAACTGACAAGATGGCGAAGACTG aTGAGGAGGATTCTGATTTGGATGTGGCTATTATGGCAGCTGAATTTAAAAAATCCAAAGAGTGGGGTACAATTCATgatggaaaaaaaataaagaagaatagGGCTTCTTTGAGAGGTAATTCCTCAACCAATTCAGTGGAGGGTGCAGTTGAAGATGAGAAGAAAAAAGTTTTCTTGACAGATTAG
- the LOC113356669 gene encoding uncharacterized protein LOC113356669, with the protein MTEETVLRITNGSPTPTFAEKVKVRQTLQPTAVDVSSLPNPTLINGEPSLVIPTDFYQEGCKPFEFCFIARLNFTGLKFLEVKNNLVTQWQLNPNSVRFMSMSKGFFVVMLRDEQTKARIRNRKWFVNQQELRMMDWYPGFDPERQNTSHAPVWVHLPGLHAELWTERSLLSIEKAVGNPIVVDQRTLTLEFGSYASVLVDVDFAKHIPDRILLIAGGRTFWQYVEIPKHTKFCLHCNIIGHNESECRRKPKSDESVKETKDTQDWQAAKGKKRSRNRKKNNNQEGTSGVDKSGDANTGAGETVNVPGAGKDINILVVVGENAAGKEDTSQLEEVLAASEAQLRAASDAVETAKRALAAKRALANILMVDETTIASKSGKSDELARTNHSSTDRNQANSSNPFILIQDAVVHSIAETPTCNALTDNTVFISPNKFDVLTDELGLDNTVQQSNQEEESSDEELTPEKASAGVKGAKWSEIPVEKVVTKQTRKPGRVPIQTSSQQSTS; encoded by the coding sequence ATGACTGAGGAAACTGTGCTACGTATTACGAATGGATCACCAACTCCAACCTTTGCGGAAAAAGTGAAGGTACGTCAAACATTACAGCCTACGGCTGTTGATGTTAGTAGTCTGCCAAATCCCACGTTAATTAATGGAGAACCATCTTTGGTAATCCCTACCGATTTTTACCAGGAAGGTTGTAAGCCTTTTGAGTTTTGCTTTATTGCAAGACTCAACTTCACGGGTTTGAAGTTTTTGGAGGTGAAGAACAATTTAGTTACTCAATGGCAGCTAAACCCTAACTCGGTTAGGTTTATGTCTATGAGTAAGGGTTTCTTTGTAGTTATGTTGCGTGATGAGCAAACAAAAGCCAGAATCCGTAACAGGAAATGGTTTGTTAATCAACAAGAGCTACGTATGATGGATTGGTACCCTGGTTTCGATCCTGAAAGACAAAATACTTCCCATGCACCTGTTTGGGTTCATCTCCCGGGTCTTCATGCAGAGTTATGGACTGAGAGATCTTTGTTATCCATTGAGAAAGCAGTTGGTAATCCGATTGTAGTTGATCAAAGAACATTGACATTGGAGTTTGGAAGCTATGCATCAGTGCTGGTTGATGTagattttgcaaaacacattcctGACAGAATTCTACTAATAGCTGGTGGGAGAACTTTCTGGCAATATGTGGAGATACCTAAGCATACAAAATTCTGTTTGCATTGTAACATTATTGGACACAATGAGAGTGAGTGCAGGAGGAAACCAAAGTCGGATGAATCTGTCAAGGAGACGAAGGATACTCAAGACTGGCAGGCAGCTAAAGGTAAGAAGCGATCACGCAATCGTAAGAAGAATAACAATCAAGAAGGTACTAGTGGTGTTGACAAGTCAGGCGATGCAAACACTGGTGCGGGGGAAACTGTTAATGTGCCTGGTGCGGGTAAAGATATTAATATACTTGTTGTTGTTGGGGAGAATGCTGCTGGTAAGGAGGATACTAGTCAGCTTGAAGAGGTGCTGGCTGCTTCTGAAGCTCAGCTTCGTGCAGCGTCTGACGCTGTTGAGACAGCTAAACGGGCGCTTGCTGCGAAAAGAGCATTAGCTAACATATTGATGGTAGATGAAACCACAATTGCATCTAAGTCAGGAAAGAGTGATGAATTGGcgagaactaatcactctagtacTGATAGGAACCAGGCCAACTCTTCTAATCCCTTTATACTTATTCAAGACGCAGTGGTTCATAGTATTGCGGAGACACCTACCTGCAATGCTTTGACGGATAATACTGTGTTTATCTCACCGAATAAATTTGATGTTTTGACAGATGAGTTGGGGCTAGACAACACAGTTCAACAATCTAATCAGGAGGAGGAGAGTTCGGATGAGGAACTCACGCCAGAGAAAGCATCAGCAGGTGTCAAGGGAGCCAAATGGTCCGAGATTCCAGTTGAGAAAGTTGTGACTAAGCAAACTAGGAAGCCTGGTCGTGTGCCAATTCAAACTAGTTCGCAACAAAGTACTTCATAA